The following DNA comes from Oncorhynchus masou masou isolate Uvic2021 chromosome 21, UVic_Omas_1.1, whole genome shotgun sequence.
CATTTCCCCTATACCTCAGAGGAAGGCATTGGGTGCCTAATGTTGATTGGTCAATCGATAACTGGGGGTATTATAGAGTGTGCAGTTGTGTCAGAAATGACATCCATTTTCCTGCAGGGCACTATCAGGTTTTGAAGGTGAGACCCAGATGGAGTCTGTGTCagagtaacaatgtttattatggCAACAGGGCAggaaaacgacaggtcaaggcaggtagGGGTCGATAACTAGAGTAGTGGGGGGAAAGGTGCAGGACGGCAgccaggctcaggggcaggcagagtggtcaggcaagCGGGCTCAAGACCAGGACAGGCAAGGCTCAAAACCATGAGACTCGGGAGCAGCAGGCGTTGAGACAAACCCGcgggttgacttgacaaacaagaagaactggcaacagacaaacagagaacacaggtataaatacacaggggatactggggaagatgggcaatACCTGGAgttgggtggagacaatcacaaagacaggtgaagcaGATCATGGTGTGACAGGGCACAgagcatcctaaatggcaccacatacagtcaGTCGGGCTCTGGTCAAGAGTTGTTCATTACACAGGGAATGGACAGCTGCACTTGGGAACGTTACAAACATAGGATGTGCAACATTCTTTCATGTTTACATTCCCTCCCCATCATGTGACATCCCCCATCATGTGACATCCCCCATCATGTGACATCCCACATCATGTGACATCCCACATCATGTGACAGGGTCCTTCACAGACAAAGCCACCTACGACTGGAGCTCGGAGGAGGAGGAGCCTGATGGAAGTGCGCGGCCCATCCAGGTGCTGGTTGTCAAGGACGACCACACCTTCGAGCTGGACGAGGCGGCGCTGAGCCGGATCCTATTGGCCGAAGAGGTCCAGAACAGGGAAGTAGTGGCCATATCTGTGGCTGGGGCGTTCCGCAAGGGCAAGTCATTCCTCATGGACTTCATGCTGCGTTACATGTACAGCCAGGTGAGTTCAAAGGTCATGCTTGTGTAAATGATGGGGATTGGTAACCTCACTCCAGGTTGAAATGTCTCCACCCACGCCGCCAAATGATCAAATCAACTCAAAGttaatttgtcacgtgcgctgaatacaacaggtgtagtagaccttacagtgaaatgctgaatacaacaggtgtagtagacctcacagtgaaatgctgaatacaacaggtgtagtagaccttacagtgaaatgctgaatacaacaggtgtagtagaccttacagtgaaatgctgaatacaacaggtgtcatagaccttacagtgaaatgctgaatacaacaggtgtgtagaccttacagtgaaataatacaacTCTAACCAATTGTGAAAAAAAggtgtattaggtgaacaataggaaagtaaagaaataaaacaacagtaaaaatacaggctatatacagtagagaggctctatacagtagagaggctctatacagtagagagccatatacagtagagaggctctatacagtagagaggctatagactatatacagtagaaaccCCACCTCTCAATATACagtaggataagtaatccttctcacccccccctcccccttaatgatttagatgcactattgtaaagtggctatatacagtagaggggctatatatgACTTAAAGtaaatgtagaggctatatacagtagtgaggctatatacagtagcgagtctatatacagtagcgagtctatatacagtagggaggctaaatacagtagaagctatatacagtagaggggctatatacagtagaggggctatatacagtagagaggctatatacagtagtgaggctatatacagtagcgaggctatatacagtagggaggctaaatacagtagaggggctatatacagcagagaggctctatacagtagagaggctatacagagtagagtagagaggctatatacagtagtgaggctatatacagtagagaggctatatacagtagcgaggctatatacagtagcgagtctatatacagtagggaggctatatacagtagaggggctatatacagtagagaggctatatacagtagagaggctatatacagtagcgaggctatatacagtaggaggctatatacagtagagaggctatatacagtatagaggctacttagagtagagaggttatatacagtagagaggctatatacagtagtgaggctatatacagtagagaggctatatacagtagcgagactatatacagtagcgaggctatatacagtagagaggctatatacagtagagaggctatatacagtagggaggctatatacagtagtgaggctatatacagtagggaggctatatacagtagtgaggctatatacagtagagaagctatatacagtagtgaggctatatacagtagtgaggctatatacagtagtgaggctatatacagtagacaggctatatacagtagagaggctacatacagtagacaggctatatacagtagtgaggctatatacagtagggaggctatatacagtagtgaggctatatacagagtagacaggctatatacagtagagcggctatatacagtagacaggctatatacagtagagaggctatttacagttgtgaggctatatacagtagagaggctatatacagtagagaggctatatacagtagagaggctatatacagtagcgaggctatatacagtagacaggctatatacagtagacaggctatatagagaggctacata
Coding sequences within:
- the LOC135507541 gene encoding atlastin-1-like; this encodes MARNRKDRDSWGSFTDKATYDWSSEEEEPDGSARPIQVLVVKDDHTFELDEAALSRILLAEEVQNREVVAISVAGAFRKGKSFLMDFMLRYMYSQVSSKVMLV